A window of Roseovarius sp. THAF27 contains these coding sequences:
- a CDS encoding hemolysin III family protein, which translates to MIDTKPQDTHRPKDRDMSYPRYTRAERIADGTVHVLGVCSALVAFAILITANAGNLPAGPMTAAVVYGLAMILMLSASAAYHLAAHTSLRPVLRRIDHAAIYVKIAGTITPLAVLLNTPFAYTVLTLVWFLALSGAVRKLLAARGKMSTHWLPQVALGWLGLIIIVPLWPSLPADSLTLIFAGGIIYSGAVVFYCWDTLKFSNAIWHACVLIATACCFLGISGAMAKSIAPL; encoded by the coding sequence ATGATCGACACGAAACCGCAGGACACCCACAGGCCAAAGGACCGCGACATGTCCTACCCACGCTATACACGCGCCGAACGGATCGCCGATGGCACCGTCCACGTGCTCGGCGTCTGCAGCGCGCTTGTCGCATTCGCGATCCTGATTACCGCCAATGCCGGGAACCTGCCCGCCGGGCCCATGACTGCGGCCGTCGTCTACGGGCTCGCCATGATCCTGATGCTTTCGGCCTCGGCGGCCTATCATCTGGCGGCCCACACATCCCTGCGCCCGGTTCTGCGCCGGATCGACCATGCCGCCATCTACGTCAAGATCGCGGGCACGATCACGCCGCTTGCCGTACTGCTGAACACGCCCTTTGCCTATACCGTGCTGACGCTGGTGTGGTTTCTGGCGCTGTCGGGTGCGGTGAGGAAACTTCTGGCCGCGCGCGGAAAGATGAGCACGCACTGGCTGCCGCAGGTGGCGCTCGGCTGGCTGGGCCTGATCATCATCGTCCCGCTGTGGCCGTCACTGCCGGCCGACAGCCTGACACTGATCTTCGCGGGCGGCATCATCTATTCCGGCGCCGTCGTCTTCTATTGCTGGGACACGCTGAAATTCAGCAACGCCATCTGGCACGCCTGCGTACTGATCGCCACCGCCTGCTGCTTTCTCGGGATCTCCGGCGCCATGGCAAAGAGCATCGCACCGCTCTAA
- a CDS encoding DUF6455 family protein, protein MPQTKTIRRHTELVDRMAGTLGLDLEEEVYAGQLDPETLCDAVLRCTGCSDPDGCEAWMAAQTAPVDATPIMCRNGEVFAALKAGLRV, encoded by the coding sequence ATGCCGCAGACGAAAACGATCAGACGTCATACCGAGCTTGTGGACCGCATGGCCGGTACGCTGGGACTGGACCTGGAAGAAGAGGTCTATGCCGGTCAGCTGGATCCCGAAACGCTGTGCGACGCGGTTCTGCGGTGCACGGGCTGTTCCGATCCGGATGGCTGCGAGGCCTGGATGGCGGCGCAGACGGCCCCGGTGGACGCGACCCCGATCATGTGCCGCAACGGCGAGGTTTTCGCCGCACTGAAGGCGGGACTGCGGGTCTGA
- a CDS encoding YigZ family protein translates to MLQLTGVISDRGSKYAVSGGVARDRAAVDAFLKELKRDKKFAKATHNTWAMLDGEGTALKSDDGEAGAGMVIVRMLERADLREHVIVVTRWFGGKHLGGDRFRHVQDCVSTYMEALEQS, encoded by the coding sequence ATGCTGCAACTGACCGGCGTGATTTCCGACCGGGGGTCGAAATACGCCGTGTCGGGCGGCGTGGCGCGGGACCGTGCGGCGGTGGACGCGTTTCTCAAGGAACTGAAGCGCGACAAGAAATTCGCCAAGGCCACGCACAACACCTGGGCGATGCTGGATGGCGAGGGCACCGCGCTGAAATCCGACGACGGCGAGGCCGGGGCCGGCATGGTGATCGTGCGGATGCTGGAACGGGCCGACCTGCGCGAGCACGTGATCGTGGTCACGCGCTGGTTCGGCGGAAAGCACCTGGGCGGTGACAGGTTTCGGCACGTGCAGGACTGTGTCAGCACCTACATGGAGGCGCTCGAACAGTCTTGA
- a CDS encoding M48 family metalloprotease → MRWKVLICAVFLAGCEVTTTGGEAPQPRPTGQQQQSVKAPSGAQLSRFRQVVARVEPVAERECRARGGNVNCDFNVVLDDRPGRPPNAFQTLDRSGRPILAFTASLIADVRNEDELAFIFAHEASHHIRRHIPRQQQSAAAGAILLGGLATIAGAGTGAVDAATNVGASVGARSYSKEFELEADALGTIIAKKSGYNPVRGAEYFTRIPDPGNRFLGSHPPNAQRIETVRRVNSQL, encoded by the coding sequence ATGCGTTGGAAGGTTCTGATTTGTGCGGTTTTCCTGGCCGGTTGCGAGGTAACCACCACGGGCGGCGAGGCGCCGCAGCCCCGGCCGACCGGCCAGCAGCAACAATCGGTAAAAGCGCCCTCGGGGGCGCAACTGTCGCGGTTCCGGCAGGTTGTGGCACGGGTCGAGCCGGTGGCCGAGCGCGAATGCCGGGCGCGTGGCGGCAACGTGAACTGCGATTTCAACGTGGTGCTGGATGATCGCCCCGGTCGTCCGCCCAACGCGTTCCAGACGCTGGACCGCAGCGGGCGCCCGATCCTGGCCTTTACGGCGTCGCTGATCGCGGATGTGCGCAACGAGGACGAACTGGCCTTCATCTTTGCGCATGAGGCGTCGCATCATATCCGACGGCACATCCCGCGCCAGCAGCAGAGCGCCGCGGCGGGCGCGATTCTGCTGGGGGGTCTGGCGACGATTGCCGGTGCCGGCACGGGTGCGGTGGACGCAGCCACCAATGTGGGCGCGTCCGTGGGCGCGCGCAGCTATTCCAAGGAGTTCGAGCTGGAGGCCGATGCGCTGGGCACGATCATCGCCAAGAAATCGGGCTATAATCCGGTGCGCGGTGCGGAGTATTTCACCCGCATTCCCGATCCGGGCAACCGTTTCCTGGGCTCGCACCCGCCCAACGCGCAGCGGATCGAGACCGTGCGCCGCGTGAACTCGCAACTCTGA
- a CDS encoding nitroreductase family protein: MPDPNPAAMEFLLTRRSRPAKTLTGPAPSRDELLPILQAAARSPDHGKLEPWRFIVLDRAAMPRLAALARDRGAALGKSEEDIANAAKQYEDGQLAVAVVEVRKPSDKIPAIEQTYSAGAVCLALLNAALASGWGANWLTGWASHDRDFVAQGLGLADNESIAGLVFLGTETSAPPDRPRPDIDAITTWVTE; this comes from the coding sequence ATGCCCGATCCCAATCCCGCCGCGATGGAGTTCCTGCTGACGCGCCGCTCGCGCCCCGCCAAGACGCTGACCGGCCCGGCGCCCTCGCGCGATGAGCTGCTGCCGATCCTGCAGGCCGCCGCCCGCTCGCCCGATCACGGCAAGCTCGAGCCGTGGCGCTTCATCGTGCTGGATCGTGCCGCCATGCCTCGCCTTGCCGCCCTCGCCCGCGACCGCGGCGCCGCCCTGGGCAAGTCGGAAGAGGACATCGCCAACGCCGCCAAGCAATACGAGGACGGCCAGCTTGCCGTCGCCGTGGTCGAGGTGCGCAAACCCTCCGACAAGATTCCCGCCATCGAACAGACCTATTCGGCCGGCGCGGTGTGCCTCGCGCTCCTGAACGCCGCTCTGGCCTCGGGATGGGGCGCGAACTGGCTCACCGGCTGGGCCAGCCATGACCGGGACTTCGTCGCCCAGGGCCTCGGCCTTGCCGACAATGAAAGCATCGCCGGCCTGGTCTTCCTCGGCACCGAAACCTCGGCCCCGCCGGACCGTCCGCGCCCGGATATCGACGCCATCACCACCTGGGTCACCGAATGA
- a CDS encoding EI24 domain-containing protein, which yields MIFTAFFKALGQLGDPRFRKVFWLGVALSFLLLVAVTAAFLMFIQWATGDTTTLPIIGEVNWIDDLLGWSGFFLMLLMSVFLMVPVASAITSLFLDTVAQAVEDRHYPNLPAVPPVPFFDGLKDSVNFLGVIIAANLLAFILYALFPPATPFIFWGVNGYLLGMEYFQLAAMRRVGRANAKVLRKEHRGTIWMAGTLMALPLSIPLVNLVIPILGAATFTHIYHRIAKSEI from the coding sequence ATGATCTTCACCGCCTTCTTCAAGGCCTTGGGGCAGTTGGGCGATCCGCGCTTCCGCAAGGTCTTCTGGCTGGGCGTGGCGCTGTCGTTCCTGCTGCTCGTCGCCGTCACCGCCGCCTTTCTGATGTTCATCCAGTGGGCCACCGGCGACACCACGACCCTGCCCATCATCGGCGAGGTCAACTGGATCGACGACCTGCTCGGCTGGTCCGGCTTCTTCCTGATGCTGTTGATGTCGGTCTTCCTGATGGTGCCGGTGGCGTCGGCCATCACCTCGCTCTTTCTCGACACGGTCGCCCAGGCGGTCGAGGACCGGCACTATCCCAACCTGCCCGCCGTCCCGCCAGTGCCCTTCTTCGATGGGCTGAAGGACAGCGTCAACTTCCTCGGCGTCATCATCGCGGCCAACCTCCTGGCCTTCATTCTCTACGCCCTGTTCCCGCCCGCCACGCCCTTCATCTTCTGGGGCGTGAACGGCTACCTGCTGGGAATGGAGTATTTTCAGCTGGCCGCCATGCGCCGCGTCGGCCGCGCCAACGCCAAGGTGCTGCGCAAGGAACATCGCGGCACGATCTGGATGGCCGGCACCCTGATGGCGCTGCCCCTGTCGATCCCGCTGGTGAACCTCGTGATCCCGATCCTTGGGGCGGCAACTTTCACCCATATCTATCACCGTATCGCCAAATCAGAGATCTGA
- a CDS encoding efflux RND transporter permease subunit has protein sequence MTLPDLCIKRPVLATVMSILIIVVGIAGLTRMPVRELPDTTTAEVTVSVPYIGAGPGVVDSELATVIEGALSTVSGIDSMNTESELGGLRTVITFRQGRDIDQAAADVRAAVEGVAGDLPEEAEEPQVEKNDSQGDPILWMTLTSETLSASELTDYADRFITDRLETLSGVAAVQIYGDRAYAMRVWLDPEAMAARGVTANEIADALRANNLELPAGTIENEARTYLLRTETRLSSVEEFEDLIVRSDENGRVLLGDVTRIELGVESDDSEFRANGETALGLGVLRQSSANTLSISAAVSEEVERIAADLPGGTKLQITSDDADFIENSIRQVLTTLAIAVGIVVAVIYVFLTSIRTTVIPAVTIPIALLGACAGIALAGFSINILTLFALILAIGLVVDDAIVVLENIERKVEEGEDPRQAARTGANQVFFAVVSTSAVLISVFVPLSLLEGELGKLFREFGVTLAIAVALSTFVALTLCPVIASKLLKKGMNDSWFARAVKRVTKSTSEGYRKLLTRAIRAPLVVLAIAAVLTGMSWTLYQQLPSQLTPASDRGIFFVSIQAPPGSALPLTDNAVSQVEDLIAPYREDGVVEDTIAIVGQYGEAGRAFVVAVMSPWGDREMGPRDVLNELRPEFAKITRASVRAFAPSGLDAGSGSGLEVIVTGPSFEDAAEFSRQMEEAMRASPDLTGVRRDYEINTPGFDISVNRAMARQIGVEARDISDAVRTFFASAEVTEFISRDRQYPVILQAPDDRRTNTADLTGVNVRTETGALVPLDGLVTLERRASVRAYNRYNRQPSVEISASLVEGVDLGSAIATVEQIAEDMPSAMQISYSGQAESYQETSGGIALTFALALLIVFLVLAAQFESFIQPVVILLSVPLAVAGALITLFALGEAINIYTQVGMVMLIGLMAKNGILIVEFANQLREEGRNVRDAVIEASAVRLRPILMTVMSTVLGAVPLVLSTGAGAASRFSIGIVIIGGFMSASVLTLFLTPVLYDLLQKDRERKMRRRVRARSRRSSGGATQISDLAIR, from the coding sequence ATGACGCTGCCTGACCTGTGCATCAAGCGGCCCGTGCTGGCCACGGTCATGTCGATCCTGATCATCGTGGTGGGCATTGCCGGGCTGACCCGGATGCCAGTGCGGGAATTGCCCGACACCACCACGGCCGAGGTCACGGTCAGCGTGCCCTATATCGGGGCCGGTCCCGGCGTGGTGGACAGCGAATTGGCCACAGTCATCGAAGGCGCGCTGTCGACCGTGTCGGGCATCGACAGCATGAACACCGAATCCGAGCTGGGCGGGTTGCGCACGGTCATCACGTTCCGGCAAGGGCGGGATATCGACCAGGCGGCTGCGGATGTTCGCGCGGCGGTCGAAGGCGTGGCGGGAGACCTGCCGGAAGAGGCCGAAGAGCCGCAGGTGGAAAAGAACGACAGCCAGGGTGACCCGATCCTGTGGATGACGCTGACGTCCGAGACCCTGTCGGCCTCGGAGCTGACGGATTACGCCGACCGTTTTATCACCGACCGGCTGGAAACACTGAGCGGCGTGGCGGCGGTGCAGATCTACGGCGACCGGGCCTATGCGATGCGCGTCTGGCTGGACCCCGAGGCGATGGCGGCCCGGGGCGTGACCGCGAACGAGATTGCCGATGCGCTGCGGGCCAACAACCTGGAACTGCCGGCGGGCACGATCGAGAACGAGGCGCGGACGTACCTGTTGCGCACCGAGACGCGGCTGTCGAGCGTGGAGGAATTCGAGGATCTGATCGTGCGGTCGGACGAGAATGGCCGGGTCCTGTTGGGCGACGTGACGCGGATCGAGCTGGGGGTCGAAAGCGACGACAGCGAATTCCGGGCCAATGGCGAGACGGCGCTGGGGCTGGGCGTGTTGCGGCAATCCTCGGCCAATACGCTGTCGATCTCGGCCGCGGTCAGCGAGGAAGTGGAGCGGATCGCGGCGGACCTGCCGGGTGGGACGAAATTGCAGATCACGTCGGACGACGCTGATTTCATCGAGAATTCGATCCGGCAGGTTCTGACAACGCTGGCCATCGCCGTGGGGATCGTGGTGGCGGTGATCTACGTGTTCCTGACCTCTATCCGCACGACAGTGATACCCGCCGTGACCATCCCCATCGCGCTGTTGGGCGCCTGTGCGGGGATCGCTCTGGCCGGGTTTTCGATCAACATCCTGACGCTCTTCGCGCTGATCCTGGCCATCGGGCTGGTGGTCGATGACGCCATCGTGGTGCTGGAGAATATCGAGCGCAAGGTCGAGGAGGGCGAGGACCCCAGGCAAGCGGCACGCACGGGCGCGAACCAGGTGTTCTTTGCCGTGGTGTCGACCTCGGCGGTGCTGATCTCGGTCTTCGTGCCGCTGTCGCTGCTGGAAGGCGAGCTGGGCAAGCTGTTCCGCGAGTTCGGCGTGACGCTGGCCATCGCCGTTGCGCTGTCGACCTTCGTGGCGCTGACGCTGTGCCCGGTGATTGCCAGCAAATTGCTGAAGAAGGGTATGAACGACAGCTGGTTCGCGCGGGCCGTGAAGCGGGTGACGAAAAGCACATCGGAGGGCTATCGCAAGCTGTTGACGCGGGCGATCCGGGCGCCGCTGGTGGTGCTGGCGATTGCGGCGGTGCTGACGGGGATGTCCTGGACGCTCTACCAGCAATTGCCGTCGCAGCTGACGCCGGCATCGGACCGGGGCATATTCTTTGTCTCGATCCAGGCACCGCCGGGATCGGCCCTGCCGCTGACCGACAATGCGGTGAGCCAGGTCGAGGACCTGATCGCGCCTTACCGCGAAGACGGCGTGGTGGAGGACACCATTGCCATCGTCGGGCAGTACGGCGAGGCGGGGCGGGCGTTCGTGGTGGCGGTGATGTCGCCGTGGGGCGACCGAGAGATGGGGCCGCGCGACGTGCTGAACGAGCTGCGGCCCGAGTTCGCCAAGATCACCCGCGCCAGCGTGCGTGCCTTCGCGCCCTCGGGGCTTGATGCGGGCAGTGGCTCGGGGTTGGAGGTAATCGTCACAGGGCCGAGTTTCGAGGATGCCGCCGAGTTTTCGCGCCAGATGGAAGAAGCGATGCGCGCCAGCCCCGACTTGACCGGGGTGCGGCGGGATTACGAGATCAACACGCCGGGCTTCGACATCAGCGTGAACCGGGCCATGGCGCGGCAGATCGGGGTCGAGGCGCGGGATATCTCGGACGCGGTGCGCACATTCTTTGCCTCGGCGGAGGTGACGGAATTCATCTCGCGCGACCGGCAGTACCCGGTGATCTTGCAGGCGCCGGACGATCGGCGGACCAACACCGCGGATCTGACGGGTGTGAACGTGCGGACCGAGACTGGCGCACTGGTGCCACTGGATGGTCTGGTGACGCTGGAACGGCGCGCGTCGGTGCGGGCTTACAATCGGTATAATCGGCAGCCCTCGGTCGAGATCAGCGCGTCGCTGGTGGAGGGCGTGGACCTCGGCTCGGCCATCGCGACGGTCGAGCAGATTGCCGAGGACATGCCCTCGGCCATGCAGATCAGCTATTCCGGGCAGGCCGAAAGCTATCAGGAGACGTCGGGAGGTATCGCGCTGACATTCGCGCTGGCGCTCTTGATCGTGTTCCTGGTTCTGGCGGCGCAGTTCGAAAGCTTTATTCAGCCGGTGGTGATCCTGCTGTCGGTGCCGCTGGCCGTGGCAGGGGCGCTGATAACGCTGTTCGCGCTGGGCGAGGCGATCAACATCTACACGCAGGTGGGGATGGTGATGCTGATCGGGCTGATGGCCAAGAACGGCATCCTGATCGTGGAGTTTGCCAATCAGTTGCGGGAAGAGGGCCGCAACGTGCGCGATGCGGTGATCGAGGCGTCTGCGGTGCGGTTGCGCCCGATCCTGATGACGGTAATGTCGACCGTACTGGGCGCGGTGCCGCTGGTGCTGTCCACCGGCGCGGGGGCGGCGAGCCGGTTCTCCATCGGGATCGTGATCATCGGCGGGTTCATGTCGGCCTCGGTGCTGACGCTGTTCCTGACGCCGGTGCTGTATGACCTGTTGCAGAAGGACCGGGAAAGGAAGATGCGCCGGAGGGTGCGGGCGCGCAGCCGGCGGAGTAGCGGCGGGGCGACTCAGATCTCTGATTTGGCGATACGGTGA
- a CDS encoding efflux RND transporter periplasmic adaptor subunit, with amino-acid sequence MIGLCVVAACAAAGLWGTQQILSQGGSGEAASAPPAMRVELTRAETRQIEDRVSGVGTLIPVRSVELVPAAAGRVTGVPVSSGEEVAKGEIIVQLDDRAARAALAEAEATFAEAEDEFRRVEELTDSNAAAEARLEEARAAYRRAEAALMMARADLEDRTLVAPFDGILGLIDIETGTFLGEGMAVTRLSDISTMELTVSLPERYFDQIGVGQAVNVHTPAYPDAEFDGEVTVRAPEVNLETRSFNIRAEIDNADGRLVGGMFADAEIVLDTYEGLAIADDAIISEGLASYVYTVADGAAVRTEIEPGQSLGAMTEVREGLELDDRVVVAGWDNLTDGASVEVVEDVDQQEDEAAQGDGAEGATQ; translated from the coding sequence TTGATCGGTCTTTGCGTCGTGGCCGCCTGTGCGGCTGCGGGGCTTTGGGGCACGCAGCAGATCCTGTCGCAAGGCGGATCGGGCGAGGCCGCGTCGGCGCCGCCCGCCATGCGCGTGGAACTGACCCGGGCTGAGACGCGGCAGATCGAGGACCGGGTGAGCGGGGTCGGCACGCTTATTCCGGTGCGCTCGGTCGAACTGGTCCCTGCGGCGGCGGGGCGAGTGACGGGCGTGCCGGTCTCCTCCGGGGAGGAAGTCGCCAAAGGCGAGATTATCGTGCAGCTGGACGACCGCGCGGCCCGCGCGGCGCTGGCCGAGGCCGAAGCGACCTTTGCCGAGGCGGAAGACGAATTTCGCCGGGTCGAGGAACTGACCGACAGCAACGCCGCCGCCGAGGCGCGGCTGGAAGAGGCGCGGGCGGCCTATCGCCGGGCCGAGGCCGCGCTGATGATGGCGCGCGCCGACCTGGAAGACCGGACGCTGGTGGCGCCCTTCGACGGGATCCTGGGGCTGATCGACATCGAGACGGGCACGTTCCTGGGCGAGGGCATGGCCGTGACGCGGTTGTCGGACATCTCGACGATGGAGCTGACGGTGTCGCTGCCCGAGCGGTATTTCGACCAGATCGGGGTGGGGCAGGCGGTCAACGTGCATACTCCGGCCTATCCGGATGCGGAATTCGACGGCGAAGTGACGGTGCGCGCGCCGGAAGTGAACCTGGAGACGCGCAGCTTCAACATCCGGGCCGAGATCGACAATGCCGACGGACGCCTGGTGGGCGGCATGTTCGCCGATGCCGAGATCGTACTGGACACCTATGAGGGGCTTGCGATTGCCGATGACGCGATCATCAGCGAGGGGTTGGCGAGTTATGTCTACACTGTCGCGGACGGGGCCGCCGTGCGCACCGAGATCGAGCCGGGGCAGTCGCTGGGCGCGATGACGGAGGTGCGCGAGGGGCTGGAACTGGACGACCGCGTTGTCGTTGCGGGCTGGGACAACCTGACGGACGGGGCCTCGGTCGAGGTGGTCGAGGATGTGGACCAGCAGGAAGACGAGGCGGCGCAGGGCGACGGCGCGGAGGGCGCCACCCAATGA
- a CDS encoding helix-turn-helix domain-containing protein — MEDRSPVSLIRLARESGEEEAAQPLNLAERVRDLRKSRGWTLEQAARQAGLARSTLSKIENGVMSPTYDALKKLAVGLEISIPQLFTPPQREQVSGRMAVTRAGQGTAQATTTYEHELLGEALLKKRMLPYRARIRARSVEEFDGWVRHDGEEFMYVLTGVVRLYTEFYEPIEMRRGDSAYYDATMGHNVVSVSDEDATILWVTSLG, encoded by the coding sequence ATGGAAGACAGATCGCCCGTGAGCTTGATCAGGCTGGCCCGCGAAAGCGGGGAAGAGGAAGCGGCCCAGCCGCTGAACCTTGCCGAACGGGTGCGCGATTTGCGCAAGTCGCGGGGCTGGACGCTGGAACAGGCGGCCCGGCAGGCGGGGCTGGCGCGGTCCACCCTGTCGAAGATCGAGAACGGGGTGATGTCGCCCACTTACGATGCCTTGAAAAAGCTGGCGGTGGGGTTGGAGATTTCCATTCCGCAGCTCTTCACGCCGCCGCAGCGCGAACAGGTGAGCGGCCGGATGGCGGTGACGCGGGCCGGGCAGGGCACGGCGCAGGCCACCACGACCTATGAGCATGAGCTGTTGGGCGAGGCTTTGCTGAAGAAGCGGATGCTGCCCTATCGCGCCCGCATCCGGGCCCGGTCGGTCGAGGAGTTCGACGGCTGGGTGCGCCATGACGGCGAGGAGTTCATGTATGTCCTGACCGGGGTTGTCCGGCTCTACACCGAGTTCTACGAGCCGATCGAGATGCGCCGGGGCGATAGCGCCTATTACGACGCCACGATGGGCCATAACGTGGTGTCGGTAAGCGACGAGGATGCGACGATCCTGTGGGTGACATCGCTGGGGTGA
- a CDS encoding class I adenylate-forming enzyme family protein, with amino-acid sequence MRSQTDTTAFPPCPAPFNLAAHVLRRADDLPDKVALAILGLSGSERYSFARLKSAVLGTGAGLLEHGLQPGDRVLMRLGNTVDFPIAYLGAIAVGLVPIPTSSQLTEREVAGILKTTEPKAILRGDAIPCPDTDIPVIGTDALRAMHDNAPAAFDMGDPDRLAYIIYTSGTSGTPRAVMHAHRAIWARQMMVDGWYGLTEQDRLMHAGAFNWTYTLGTGLMDPWTAGATALIPATSVTPDQLPLLMKRHDATIFAAAPGVFRKFVTPGKTLDLPKLRHGLTAGEKLSATIDAHWREATGTPLFEAYGMSECSTFISGCPDHPAAPGTLGRPQPGRKVALIGADGPVPVGEEGTIAIHRSDPGLMLGYLNEPEETADRFQGDWFLTGDQGVMSPDGDITYLGRSDDMMNAGGFRVSPMEVEAVLNAHPDITQSAVTEIEVKQDARLIMAFYTAPAPVAEDALKAYVNDNLAAYKRPRAFFHLDALPTGANGKLLRRALRPIYKDLHGQA; translated from the coding sequence ATGCGCTCCCAGACCGACACCACCGCGTTTCCGCCCTGCCCCGCGCCGTTCAACCTCGCGGCCCATGTGCTGCGCCGCGCGGACGACCTGCCGGACAAGGTGGCCCTGGCCATCCTCGGGCTCTCGGGGTCGGAACGCTACAGCTTCGCGCGCCTGAAATCCGCCGTCCTCGGCACCGGCGCGGGCCTGCTGGAGCACGGCCTTCAACCCGGCGACCGTGTGCTCATGCGCCTCGGCAACACCGTCGACTTCCCCATCGCCTATCTCGGCGCCATCGCCGTGGGCCTCGTGCCGATCCCCACCTCCTCGCAACTGACCGAGCGCGAGGTCGCGGGCATCCTCAAGACCACGGAACCGAAAGCCATCCTGCGGGGCGACGCCATTCCCTGCCCCGACACGGATATCCCCGTCATCGGCACCGATGCCCTGCGCGCCATGCATGACAACGCCCCGGCCGCGTTCGACATGGGCGACCCCGACCGGCTGGCCTACATCATCTACACCTCCGGCACCTCCGGCACACCGCGCGCGGTGATGCACGCCCACCGCGCCATCTGGGCGCGGCAGATGATGGTCGACGGCTGGTACGGCCTCACCGAACAGGACCGCCTGATGCACGCAGGCGCCTTCAACTGGACCTACACGCTCGGCACCGGCCTGATGGATCCATGGACGGCAGGCGCCACCGCCCTCATCCCCGCCACCTCCGTCACGCCCGACCAGCTGCCCCTGTTGATGAAGCGCCACGACGCCACCATCTTCGCCGCCGCCCCCGGCGTCTTCCGCAAATTCGTCACGCCCGGCAAGACGCTCGACCTGCCGAAACTCCGCCACGGCCTGACAGCGGGCGAAAAGCTCTCGGCCACCATTGACGCCCACTGGCGCGAGGCGACCGGCACGCCGCTTTTCGAAGCCTACGGCATGTCCGAATGCTCCACCTTTATCTCGGGCTGCCCCGATCACCCCGCAGCGCCCGGCACGCTGGGCCGCCCGCAACCGGGCCGCAAGGTGGCGCTGATCGGCGCGGACGGCCCCGTGCCCGTGGGCGAGGAAGGCACCATCGCCATCCACCGCTCCGACCCCGGCCTGATGCTGGGCTACCTGAACGAGCCCGAGGAAACCGCCGACCGCTTCCAGGGCGACTGGTTCCTCACCGGCGACCAGGGCGTCATGTCTCCCGACGGCGATATCACCTACTTGGGGCGCTCCGACGACATGATGAACGCCGGCGGCTTCCGCGTGTCGCCGATGGAGGTCGAGGCGGTCCTGAACGCCCATCCCGACATCACCCAATCCGCCGTGACCGAGATCGAGGTCAAGCAGGACGCCCGCCTCATCATGGCCTTCTACACCGCCCCCGCCCCGGTTGCCGAGGACGCGCTCAAGGCCTATGTCAACGACAACCTGGCTGCCTACAAACGCCCCCGTGCGTTCTTTCACCTCGACGCGCTGCCCACGGGCGCCAACGGAAAACTCCTGCGCCGCGCCCTGCGGCCGATCTACAAGGACCTGCATGGTCAAGCTTGA